The Mesorhizobium loti genome includes a region encoding these proteins:
- a CDS encoding integrase family protein — MTDLRLPLTDRAIASLDLASSGQYFARDTDLPGFMVLVGKRKKTFVVQGDRMKAGKRLSVRMKVAEVGELTTRAARAKAKDILGKIANGVDPRASTRKRDGDAEAVDLPSITNPTLRTAWERYRDGHMKNKGRSDGTINNYRDHIERLLVDWLDEPVSKLGNDPSLVTVRHEKLSKENGAYIANGCMRTLRAVYNHARKVARTLPADNPVSAIDWNAEHRRNTALGLSDLEDWFTQLAALKNPVRRELHLFMLLSGHRPEAIRKARVEHVDFRARVLHIPKPKGGEVKAFDIPLSRAMIRCLVRVMRIGRALYSEQSREWLFPAESKSGHIIEHKEKRCDLSKWGNDLRQTFRTIAQTAGVAELDVHLLMNHSIPGVNAGYITRNKLLSDHLRQQQEAISRRMMEAGRSRQKAAKPLGCAWPALPSRRVFSDLVSAKE, encoded by the coding sequence ATGACAGACCTTCGACTCCCCCTTACAGACCGAGCCATCGCAAGCCTTGATCTGGCATCCTCAGGGCAATATTTTGCTCGCGACACCGATCTGCCGGGTTTCATGGTGCTCGTGGGCAAACGGAAAAAGACGTTCGTTGTCCAAGGTGATCGAATGAAGGCGGGGAAGCGTCTTTCCGTCCGAATGAAGGTTGCCGAGGTTGGAGAACTCACAACGCGCGCGGCGCGGGCGAAGGCTAAGGACATTCTCGGCAAGATCGCCAACGGCGTTGACCCTCGCGCGTCGACGCGCAAGCGGGACGGAGATGCTGAAGCGGTTGATCTGCCGTCTATCACGAACCCCACGCTGCGCACTGCCTGGGAGCGCTATCGCGACGGGCATATGAAGAACAAAGGCCGAAGCGATGGGACGATCAACAACTATCGCGATCACATTGAGCGGCTATTGGTCGATTGGCTCGACGAGCCGGTTTCCAAGCTGGGTAACGATCCGTCCCTCGTGACTGTGCGACACGAGAAACTCTCAAAGGAGAACGGTGCCTATATCGCCAATGGCTGCATGCGAACGCTGCGCGCCGTCTACAACCATGCTCGCAAGGTCGCCCGCACACTCCCTGCCGACAACCCGGTTTCAGCCATAGACTGGAATGCCGAACATCGGCGCAATACCGCGCTCGGGCTTTCGGATCTCGAGGACTGGTTCACTCAACTCGCAGCATTGAAGAACCCAGTTCGTCGGGAGCTCCATCTGTTCATGCTGCTGTCAGGCCATCGCCCGGAAGCGATCAGGAAGGCGCGGGTCGAGCATGTCGACTTTCGCGCGCGTGTCTTGCACATACCCAAGCCGAAGGGGGGCGAGGTCAAGGCATTCGATATCCCGCTTTCCCGAGCCATGATCCGCTGTCTGGTTCGTGTCATGCGCATCGGTAGGGCTCTCTATAGCGAGCAATCGCGTGAATGGCTCTTCCCGGCCGAAAGCAAAAGCGGTCACATTATCGAGCACAAGGAAAAGCGTTGCGATCTGTCGAAATGGGGCAATGATTTGCGGCAGACTTTCCGCACAATCGCCCAAACTGCGGGCGTTGCGGAGCTGGACGTTCACCTTCTGATGAATCACTCCATCCCGGGCGTTAATGCAGGCTACATCACCCGCAACAAGCTGCTGAGCGACCACCTGCGCCAGCAGCAGGAAGCCATTTCACGGCGGATGATGGAGGCCGGTCGGTCGCGCCAGAAGGCCGCGAAACCCCTAGGTTGCGCTTGGCCTGCACTTCCAAGCAGGCGCGTGTTTTCTGATCTGGTGAGCGCGAAGGAATAG
- a CDS encoding EAL domain-containing protein, which translates to MVTKSSAKAAEAPDSPGLAALAKLATASYQTLEHEFGARIAELEGQALRLSTLIDNISQGICFFDADERLILSNRRYAQIYRIAPEQMGPGLTLGEIVERRVAAGTSAMSADDYLALARTVNSGTASRTWTTSLADGRTIQVCHQPMSDGGWVSTHEDITELATKRQIVDERISLQTLIDWVPDYLWVKDTQSRFVVVNSALAADSGRVKTSDMIGLTDFDLHAPELAQKFRLIEQNVLNSGQPMIDEEEYVVDASGAGKWLSSTKVPLRNVQNEIFGLVGIAHDITARKQADILRNGQAQILEMIAMSAPLEDVLDSLMRLVESQLSGIFGSVLLLDKDGIHLRHGAAPSLAKDYTVLIDGIAIGPKVGSCGTAVDRREPVIVADILQNPLWEDYRELVAPYGYRSCWSTPILSHQGAVLGVFAMYSMTVREPAEAETRLIDFTTRIAGIAIERKLAEDQIHFMANHDVLTGLPNRALLEDRLSQAILYAQRYDRWVTVVFIDLDNFKLVNDTLGHNAGDELLKAVAGRMVECVRATDTVVRLGGDEFVIVLFDQPTNVDLISETLQMIRAAIAAPVHIGEHHLRTTASIGIANYPKDGTSPDRLLANADAALYRAKEFGRDNFQFYAPEFNTRAHEKFVLQEELRNAVARSEFVLLYQPQVDLRSGRVFAVEALIRWNHPTLGMVAPMTFIPTAEETGLIVPIGDWVLHEACRQNKAWQDAGLPPMTVCVNVSARQFKEKNLVGRVVNALTESGLEASYLELELTESLIMQDIDLAVATMNELQHLGVQISIDDFGTGYSSLSALKRFPVARLKIDKSFINDVAEDENDQAVASAVISLGQKLNMRVIAEGVETDDQIAFLLKNNCDEMQGYHFSKPVSARDIEKLLNVPGNS; encoded by the coding sequence TTGGTCACGAAATCATCCGCGAAAGCCGCCGAAGCGCCGGATTCGCCCGGTCTAGCCGCACTGGCAAAACTGGCGACTGCTTCCTACCAAACTCTTGAGCATGAGTTTGGAGCTAGGATCGCCGAACTCGAAGGCCAGGCGCTTCGATTATCCACGCTGATCGACAACATCTCGCAAGGCATCTGCTTTTTTGACGCCGATGAACGGCTGATATTGTCCAACCGACGTTATGCGCAGATCTATCGCATTGCACCCGAGCAAATGGGGCCGGGTCTGACGCTCGGTGAGATTGTGGAACGACGTGTCGCCGCCGGAACATCCGCTATGTCAGCCGACGACTATCTCGCATTGGCCCGGACGGTCAATTCGGGCACCGCGTCGAGAACATGGACGACCAGCCTAGCAGATGGGCGGACAATTCAGGTTTGTCACCAACCTATGTCCGACGGCGGTTGGGTCTCAACGCACGAGGACATCACCGAACTTGCCACCAAACGCCAGATCGTCGACGAGCGCATCTCGCTGCAAACGTTGATCGACTGGGTGCCCGACTATCTCTGGGTCAAGGATACGCAAAGCCGTTTCGTCGTGGTGAACAGCGCCCTTGCAGCCGACAGTGGCCGCGTCAAGACCAGCGATATGATCGGCTTGACCGATTTTGATCTGCATGCTCCGGAACTGGCCCAAAAATTCCGCCTCATCGAGCAGAATGTCCTCAACAGCGGGCAGCCGATGATCGACGAGGAAGAGTATGTTGTCGATGCGTCGGGCGCCGGCAAATGGCTCTCGTCGACCAAGGTGCCGTTGCGCAATGTCCAGAATGAGATATTCGGCCTGGTCGGCATTGCTCACGACATCACCGCCCGCAAACAAGCGGACATCCTTCGAAACGGACAGGCGCAAATCCTGGAAATGATCGCGATGAGTGCTCCGCTTGAAGATGTGCTCGATAGTCTCATGCGCCTCGTGGAATCCCAGTTGAGCGGGATATTCGGTTCCGTCTTGCTGCTCGACAAAGACGGCATCCACTTGCGGCACGGCGCCGCGCCGAGCCTGGCGAAAGACTATACCGTTCTCATCGACGGGATCGCCATCGGTCCCAAGGTAGGGTCCTGTGGGACCGCCGTTGATCGGCGGGAACCGGTCATTGTCGCCGACATCCTGCAGAATCCCCTATGGGAAGATTACCGCGAGCTGGTGGCGCCCTACGGCTATCGTTCGTGCTGGTCGACCCCGATCCTGTCGCATCAAGGTGCCGTGTTGGGTGTCTTTGCGATGTATTCGATGACGGTGCGTGAACCGGCCGAAGCAGAGACCCGATTGATTGATTTCACGACCCGCATCGCCGGAATCGCGATCGAGCGCAAATTGGCTGAAGATCAGATCCACTTCATGGCCAATCATGATGTGCTTACCGGACTTCCCAATCGCGCCTTGCTGGAGGACCGGCTATCTCAAGCGATCCTGTACGCGCAGCGATACGATCGCTGGGTGACAGTGGTGTTCATCGATCTGGACAATTTCAAACTCGTTAATGACACGCTGGGCCATAATGCCGGAGACGAACTGCTGAAGGCTGTCGCCGGCCGCATGGTCGAATGCGTAAGGGCGACCGATACCGTGGTGCGGCTTGGCGGCGATGAATTTGTCATCGTTCTGTTCGACCAGCCTACGAATGTCGATCTCATTTCGGAGACCTTGCAAATGATCCGGGCAGCGATTGCAGCGCCGGTTCATATCGGAGAGCATCACCTGAGGACGACGGCCAGCATCGGCATTGCAAACTATCCCAAGGATGGGACGAGCCCGGATAGGCTCCTGGCCAATGCCGATGCGGCCCTGTATCGAGCGAAAGAATTCGGCCGCGACAATTTCCAGTTCTACGCTCCCGAATTCAACACCAGGGCGCATGAAAAATTCGTGCTTCAGGAGGAATTGCGAAACGCCGTGGCCCGCTCGGAATTCGTCTTGCTTTATCAGCCGCAAGTCGATCTTCGCTCGGGGCGCGTCTTTGCGGTAGAAGCGCTAATACGCTGGAACCATCCGACATTAGGCATGGTAGCACCGATGACGTTCATCCCGACGGCCGAGGAGACAGGTCTGATCGTGCCGATCGGCGACTGGGTCCTGCACGAAGCCTGTCGACAAAACAAGGCCTGGCAGGATGCGGGTCTGCCGCCGATGACCGTTTGCGTCAATGTGTCGGCACGGCAGTTCAAGGAAAAGAACCTGGTCGGACGTGTCGTCAATGCACTTACGGAGAGCGGCCTGGAGGCAAGCTATCTTGAGCTGGAGTTGACCGAGAGCCTCATCATGCAAGACATCGACCTGGCGGTCGCGACGATGAACGAACTGCAACATCTCGGCGTTCAGATATCGATCGACGATTTCGGAACGGGCTACTCCAGCCTCAGCGCACTCAAGAGATTTCCGGTTGCCCGGCTGAAGATCGATAAATCGTTCATCAACGACGTCGCCGAAGACGAAAACGATCAAGCTGTTGCGAGCGCCGTGATTTCGTTGGGTCAAAAGTTGAACATGAGGGTTATCGCCGAAGGCGTAGAAACCGACGATCAAATCGCCTTCCTGCTCAAAAACAATTGCGATGAAATGCAGGGCTATCATTTCAGCAAACCGGTCTCCGCACGGGATATAGAGAAATTGCTCAACGTGCCCGGCAACTCCTAG